TGGTGTTGATGACCATGGTCATGCGGCTCACCAATACAGACGGGGAGGTGGTGCCCATGTCCTTTGCCCTGGTGCTGGGCTGGTGCAATGTCATGTATTTTGCCCGAGGATTCCAGATGCTAGGCCCCTTCACCATCATGATCCAGAAGGTCAGTGCCTCCTCTCTAGCTTCCTAGAACTAAGTCCTAACCAAGGAccaagtatttctttttcttttctttttttttttttttaaagatgtattaatttacGTGAAAGGCAaggcacagagaggaagacacacacatacacacacaacaacaaagacaggggaagagagagagagagagagagagagagagagagagatcttccatctgctgattcactccccaaatggccgcaatggccagagctgggcctggtcaaagccaggagcctggagcttcatccaggtctcccactcgggtgcaggggcccaggtactcaggccatcctccactgcttttcccaggccattagcagggagctggatcagaagtggaacagctggggtttgaactggtgcccatatgggacgccagcatcacaggcagtggcttcacctgttaCGCCACAATCCTGGCTCCATGTATTTCTATAAAATGTTTCTACATTGTAACTATTTCAGGCATTGTGAggcatgtgtgtttttttaaaatcacattttctgcttctttttgatttttaaacaatCTTTGAAGGTAAAGTAGAAACTATGGCCATATCAAAACAGGCAGGCAGACTTGACCTGCAGGCCATAGTTAGCCAAGCCCTGTCCTAGAGGGTGGACTTGTTAGACCTATCAGGGTTAGACCTGTTGGCACTGGATGGGACAATTGCTCAGGGAATGTGTGgtgttctctctgcctcctccactcTAGATGATTTTTGGTGACCTCATGAGATTCTGCTGGCTGATGGCCGTGGTCATCTTGGGCTTTGCTTCAGGTAAATCACCTGTCTACGGGCAGGGGGTGTGGCACAGGAGGGGGGATTGGGGTGACTGGAGAGTGTAGAAGAAGGCCTCTGGCTAAGCGAGGGGAAGAGGGGGGCAATGGGATGTCCCTCCAAGGTGAGGGACTACCAGCAGTGTTAGGGAGAGATGGCTCTCGGGAGCAGGAGGCGGAACCTGAAGAAAGTCAGGGGACATAGAATCTGGAGTGTGGAGTGTTGAGAGGGCTGGCATGGTGAGCTAGAGACAAGGGCACAGGACTCAtgcgtagcagggagctggcgggGGGCTGGTCACCGCATGCttgctgtgtaactctcactCCCTTGGGTGGAGCAGCCTTCTACATCATCTTCCAGACGCAGGACCCGGATGAGCTGGGCCATTTCTACAGCTACCCCATGGCACTGTTCAGCACCTTTGAGCTGTTCCTCACCATCATCGACGGCCCCGCCAACTACGCCGTGGACCTGCCCTTCATGTACTGCATCACCTACGCCGCCTTCGGCATCATCGCCACACTGCTCATGCTCAACCTGCTCATCGCCATGATGGGTGACACTCACTGGCGGGTGGCCCACGAGCGAGATGAGCTCTGGAGGGCCCAGGTGAGCCCCCTGGTGGCTGGCGGGGTTCCTGCAAGCCATTCCCTTCCCACCCCAGACTGCCTAAGCTCAGAAAGAGGTAGGGTATTTTGACGCTACTTGTTTGGACAGTTACTGTACTGTATGCAGACATAATGCAAATGTATGGAAGAACTGGATTAGAAACACCACTGAAGAGTATTGGAGTCACTGGGAGAATTCCGGACAGCTTTCTCAACAATTAGAACCTCTGCCTTTTTGAGaataaataacaagaaataaATCTAAGTGTGGTAAAACTTCCTTCAGTGAATTTTGTTCCCAAATAAAAACTGGAGTATCAAGTCTCCTTGACAATAGTGAAATCTGCAAAATTCGACCCAGAAAAATGGGACGTGTTAAAAATAATGTCACAAAAACTTCCTATGGTAGCAGGAGCTATCTTCAGGCACACTGCCAGGGTGGGGATAAAAGACAATGAGATGAATCAAATCCTCACTTAAAAATATACTTAGGAAATAATTTATCTCAACAAAAATAAttccagcaaaataaaaatggaatttccCCAGACTGGAAGGCATTGAAGTATGGTGGGTAGAAAACAGAGCGGAAAAGCTAAGCTGGCAACGTGGGGTTGGCTCCGGAAAGTGTTTTTCCCAAGAAAATGTACTGAGATTAGGTCTCGCAGTAGGATGTTTATATTTGTAAGCGACTTGTAGGTCTGTGAAGTCATAATACCCTGGGTTCAGTTTGCTTTGCTCTCGTCCCAGCTCTCCTTGCAGCAAGTCTGCTTCCCGCATCCCACCTGGCTTGGCCACGGATGCCAAGTCACTGGGTGAAGACTTGAGGGCTCAAGTCCCATTGAGTCTTTCCTACAAGGAGGCTGAACAAAGGTCACAGCACCTCCCCAGGCCAGGGGTGTCGTTCATCACCTCGGAGGCCCACGGGCTCCCGGCATCCTCTCTTCCCCCGCCCCCTCTTCTCAGGCTACTCGGCTCCTTTCTCCGTCTGTACCCGGCCTCATGGCTCACTGCCCTGTCCTTCCCCACCTGCAGGTTGTGGCCACCACCGTGATGCTGGAGCGGAAGTTGCCACGCTGCCTGTGGCCTCGCTCTGGGATCTGCGGACGCAAGTACGGCCTGGGGGACCGCTGGTTCCTGCGGTGAGTGACAGCGTGGGGGTGGGCGTCCCCTGAGCTGTCCTGCTGGCCCCCTCGCTTTGCTCAGACAACCTTCTGCTCCCAGGGGCCCTGCGGCTTGGCCTCCTTGCCTGAGCAGCGTGAGCGTCCTCGGGGCAGGTGGCCCAGAGCCTGCGGCTTGCTGACGCCTGGCTGCCTGCCGGTGGACTGGAACCCCTTGCGCCACTAGCTGCAGGGAAGGGAACCAGCTCACACCGGTGGCCGGGGTGGGGATGCAGGACACGAGCACTGTGTGAGCCCTGCTCTTCAACACCTGCCGTGTCCTACAGGGTGGAAGACAGGCAGGATCTCAACCGGCATCGGATGCGGCGCTATGCGCAGGCCTTCAACAGCCTGGGCTCCGACGACCTGGACAAAGACTCGGAGGAGAAACTGGAGCTGCGCCACCCGTTGGGCCCCCGCCAGCCCTTCCCTATGCCCGCGTTGTCTCGAAGCGCCTCCCGCAGCAGCATGAACTGGGAGAAACTTCGCCAAGGGGCCCTAAGGAGAGACCTGCGGGGGGTGATCAACCGGGCGCTGGAAGATGAGGAAGGCTGGGAATACCAGATCTGAGCTCGCGCTCTCGCTGGGAACATCCAAGCACAACTCGCAGAAGCGCCACATCCCGAGGCCAGTCTCCCAGGTCCAGCGAGAAAGGGGAGGAGCAAGACCTCCCAGGGCGGCGCGCTGCGGGTGGCTGCCGCCCGTCTGTCTCCACCGAGGCTGCTGCGGTGCACAGCGCACCAGGCATTCCTAGTCCCCGACGAAGTCCCACTGCACAGCCGAGCACTTTAAGGACACGCTCGCCTTCTCAGGCACCCGTGCCCACCCCCGTGGCGCcagtgggaagggagggagtcCTTCCCAGGCTTGTGGGAAGGTGGATGACGGCTGGAAGGCACGCCCCGCTCCCGCTGCTGGGGTCGGGTAGCTGCGTGCAGTCTTGCCACCTTCCGCCTTCCAATAAAGTTACTTCCTGCTCCCCGTCTGGCTCCCCTCCGCGTCCCTGCCAGGCTGCCGGCTCTCTCCGaccctctgctcctcctctgtGGGTTCCCTAGCCCCTTCCTGCCCACTGAGGCCTTGACACACCGAACTTGCAAATCCCCCTTTTCGCCTTTAATGTGAGAGAcactggaggggcagggggagaggggctgCAGCGAGAGCAGCACTGGAGATGACTGCCTGTTGGGTGTCTCTCACGCAGGCCCAGCTGGAGCCGGGCTCGCGCGCACAGGGCCCTCCTCGGCcgcatccagggctgggtcaccgGCGTCCTCAGTTCACCGCATCCCGCCCCGGCCTCAGACCTCCACCGAGCCCGGCTGCCTCAGGTGCTGCTGCAGTAGCTGGATGTGCTGTATTAGTTTCTTCTGGTGACCAGCCAGGGTGACACCCAGGGCAGGCAGgtctctggggggtgggggggaggcagggggtcACACCTGGGCCGGCTTCTCCAAGGTCCCAGACACAACCCCTCatgggctcccagagcctccaccccccgccccgcctctccctGCTTACTCCAGGCTGAGCTGAGCCACATCACTGAAGGTGCAGAGGCCAAACTTGGAGAAATTGTCCTGGTAGCACTCCAGTCCAATGGccgacagccaggcctggggcgaGTCCAGACAAGGAAAGTCCAGGGCCACAGGGTTCAGGAGGGCCTGGGCAGGTCTAAGGGGGGAGGAGCAAGCCGATcaagcctcctcttcctcttagTCCCCTCTCCTCACTTTTCCTTTCGGCTTGCATCAACCCTCCCTGGGTTCCCCGAGCTCCATCCCTAAGCTCCAGACCTGTCCCCGGGGCCCCCCTCAGCCAGCAGGGTGTCTGGCTTGCGGATCATCTTGTCAAATGCAGCCACCAGCTGGTCAAAGTGAGGCCGCCGGGCACGGTCCTTCTGCCAAGTGTCTAGCATAAGCAGATGTAGTCCGGGTGGACAGCCTGGAGGTGGAGGCAGCCGGAACTCCTGCTCTATGGCATTTAATACCTGGACAACAGAGGAAGAATACGATGACTGGAGGTATTGCATGTGGAGGGGAGTACTTTGTTTTTTAGGTAAGGGGGTAGTTTTTAGGTATCAGATGGTGTATGTGGTTGGAGCAGGGTAAGAACTCAAAAATACACAATGTGAGAGCCCCGGGGTCTCAGAATGTGAATGGGTTAAGAACGGAGAAGGAaggagcctgggaggggcaggggcagggagtcgGCGACATCTGGTCACGTGCTCACCTCCTGGTCACTCATGTCCCAGTAGGGCCGTTCTCCATAGCTCATCACTTCCCACATCACTATCCCAAAGCTCCAGACGTCACTGGAGGTCGTGTGCTTCCCATGCGCTAGGACTTCTGGGGCTGCCCAGCGCAGCAAACAACCTGGGCCCTGGGGGTTGGGTTGAGAGCAGCAGGAGCACCAGAGTCACATGACTGAGCAGCTGCTGTGTGCACCTCACTGGACCCTCGCGACAACCCAGCGGGGTGGGAGGGATGATCTTCCGTTTGCCGAGGCAGACGCTGAGGCACGGGGGACACTGACCCCGTGCAAGGCCGTGGGGCTGGAGTGCACAGCAGTAGGACTTGGAACCAGCTGTGCTGACCCTGGGGCTTGCGCACGAGGTGGGTCCAGGTCTGTGACGGTCTCCTGCCCTCTAGTGCCCCCTTTCCTTCCCCCGGTCTGGAGATTCCCTCCATCCAACCCCAGCCCAAGCCTCTGTCTCCCCTCGCCCAGGAGAGCCTCCGTCCCCTCCCACACTGCAGGCTCCCACGAGCCCTCCCGCCCCCCCAGACTCCCGTGCATCCCCCAGGGCTTCACGCTCACCTGAGGACTGTGGCCAAGCCGGGCCACCTTGCACACCAGGTGGCTGTTCACCAGCACGCTGCGGGCCGAGAGCGCGCGGTGTACGAAGGCAAAGCTGGACAGATACTGCATGGCGGCCGCCACTCCCCGCTGCATGGCCACCAGCTGCAGGCTGCTGAACTGGCCCTCCCGCTGCTGAGGGGGCAGAGGGTGAAGTCAGCCAGGGGTGGGCCCACTGCACAGCAGGCATGGGCATGAGCAGGGGGCAAGGGTCAGATTTGGGAACTGGAAAatcaaggagagagggagggcacaGGAGGAGGGGCAACAGAGAACAGAGGAGTAGGGGTCTGTCTCCCAAGCTTCCCCGGACCCCAGGACACTCCTGCTTCAGCGAAGCTGGACTGACCCTGAGGAAGCTGTCCAGGGGGCCGAGCTCCATGAGCTCTGTCAACACCATGAGGGGGCGGCTCTTGGTGACCACGCCCTCCAGCCGCAGGATGTTGGGGTGCTGGAACTGGCCGAGCACGGCAGCCCGGCCCAGGAAGGCCATCTGCAGGCTCTCGGCACCCCCAGCCCACAGGGCCTGGATGGCCACAGGCTGCTCCCGTCGTCCCCGGGGCTGCAGTCGGCCTCGGCGCACTTCTCCGAAGGAGCCTGGGAGAACAGACGGGTCAGAGGCAAGCGTCCGCCCTGCTGTCTGCAAGGGGTCCTGGCCTGGGCAGGCTGGCGAGGCATCCCCGTCCCCCTGTGCCCTCCTCGCCCTTGTGGTACCTGCCCCAATGACCTCCTCGATCTTGATATACGCAGGGTCTACCTCCCGGGCAAGTTCCCGGATGACCTGGTAGGGGTCCTCGTAGGTGGAGGGGTCAATGTAGCACTTCACCCCGAGCCCTGCTGGGGTGGGAGGTGTGTATTATGAAGCCCTCTCACTTGCACCAGATGGTTCCCGGGGTTGGGGGGCTCCACCTTGGGGGAAGCCGGGCTTCCCTGGCACGCACCCCGTCTGggctccccaccccaggctctccCTCAGCCCACCCTGACCTGGACTGTTGTACTGCTGCAGGTGCTCCGTATAGCCTGTGCCTCGCCGCTTCCTGAGGGAACAGAGACCTGGGATAACTCGCCCATCTCCATCCCCTCACCACCACCCGCCCTGCCTGAACAGGCTGCCCTACGGGGGCGGGCATTAGCTGGGGCGGTGGGAAATGGGCACCAACAGACAGCTGCCGCCACTCGCAGGACTGGCTGGGGTCAGGGGGCCTCACCGTTGGAAGACGACAGCGAGCACGGTGATGGctgccagcagaaggaaggccaGGGCCCCCAGGATGGAGCCGATCACCAGGGAGAGTCTCTCTGGAAGCTGGGAGGACAGCTCACCTGAGGGACCAGCCGCCAGGGTCACAGACTGCCACTCCCCCCAGGCACCCACCATGCCCAGCTGCCTGTCTACACCACATCCCTTCACAGCACGCCCGTGCACATAGACTCTGCCGACGCCTGCAGACATACGTGCACACACGACAGGCGTGCGGCCCTACAtccctgcacacaccacacacagcacccCTAGGCCCCGAGCTGCACTGCCCAGCCGCAGCAATGTCCTCACAGCCTTTCCCACAGAGCCTCCGGGCTGGAGGACACTGGGGCAGGGTTCCAGGCCCGGACAGGGACCCCGCCTCTCCTCACTACCCCCGGGACCTCGGCCAGGCCCCTCCGCACCTTGAGGCAGTGTCTGGAAGTAGACCTTGCCCCCGTAGGGGCCGTGGCCAGCAGCGGTCCGCGCCCGCACCTGGAAGCCGTAGATGTGCCCGGGACTCAGCCGTGTCACAGTGGCAGTGTTGGTCTCACTGGTCAGGGTGAAGGAGTGGGACTCGTCCTCGGCCTGGGGGTAAGGGCTGCTCACTCCCTGCCCAGCCTGTGCGGCCCCTCCCACCTACTGCCACGGCCACGGCCCCCACGGCCCTCCCCCGAGGACACGGTGCCGGGGCTGCAGGTCCCCGAGCGTCTCTTCTTGGCATGGGTTTCCTGCCCACCTGGTCATAGTAGCGCAGCTGATAGTCAAGGATGTTTCCATTGGTCTGGTCAGGCTGTGGCCAGGACACGGTGATGCTGTTGGCGGCCCGACTCACCTGGTGCACCACAGGGACTGCAGAGGGCactgggaggtgggagagggggtgAACAGGGTGCACCCCTGAGGGGTGGGTGCACTGGGATTCCAGGGCCCTCAGCAGGTGGGCTGGAGCACAGGGCAGGTTAGGGGGTCCAAAGGTGGAGGAGGCAAAAGGCTCACCTTCGTGGCTGGTGCTGACGTTGATGGCCGCCGCCTGCGGAGGGTTGGGGCTGAGCTCAGACACTCCATTGACAGCCTGCACCTCCAGGATGTAGGGCACATGGGCTCGGAGGCCCCCCACTAACACTCGGCTCTCAGTCAGGCCCCTCTGGCGGGGGTCGAAGTGCACTTCGTCCCGACAGCGGCGACAGGTGGCACCGCTGCCGGGCTCCTGGTGGCCTCCACACTCCTTGCACACAACATTGAAGAGCAGGTCCCCTCGGCCTCCCAGCTCCTGAGGCAGGCGCCAGTGCAGCATGGTCGCGGAGCCTTGCACCTCGaaccagagctccctgggagCTGACGGAGGGCCTGGCAGCGGGGTGCAgggtgggacagggacaggaagggGGGAGTTGTAGAGCGGAAGTGATTGAGGACAGAACGGGGTGGGGAAGGTGGACGGCCCAGAGGgcagggagtgtgtgtgtttggggggtgggtaaagcagcagatagcAGAGtcagtgggaggagggagggaggaaaccaAGGAAACGGGAGAGAAAGAAGTCACTGGAAATGCAAAGGGCCCCACAGTGGTGTCCTTCCAGACAATCCGCTCCCAGCCCTCTCCCAGGCTGTCTCCCATGCTGGGCTGggttggtgggggtgggagggtagtggGGAGGAACTCACCAGTGCAAGGGGCCTCTGGTGGGTCAGAGCTGGCCCGGTAGAAGCCCTCGAGGCAGGGGCAAATAGGGGCTGCAGGGACAGGGGCGTGGCTGCGGGCAGGGCAGGGTGAGCAGGGGCCATTCCCAGCCAAGGCCTTGTAGAAGCCTCCAGGGCAGGCTAagcaggcagaggagagaagaggcGTCACACTCACATCAGCCATCTACCACGAGCTCCCCAGAGCCCGTTTTCTTAACGTCACCCTTACTTGCTCCTCCCTCCAGCAGACTAATTCTGCCACTCACTGGGCCAGACCACATTTCCACTGACAGAAGTGTGCGGCACCGGGGGCTTTAGGCAAGCCAGGCCCCCAGTGCAGGTGTTCCCGGCCTGCTTGTAAACCATTCCTGTGCAGAGGTCGCCCGCAGCAGCTCCGTTCTCCTTAGCCTTACCCATAGCCGCCTCCTATCGGAATCCTGGCCAGCTGGCCTTGCAAGGAGCCTTCCCCAACTCAGTGGTAGATGGGGGCAGGGGGCCCCACCCGAGGGTAACCTACGAGTCTAACAGCTTTTGGTCTCCAGCACTTCTTGGGCCCGACACCCTAGAATTCTTAACATTTGCTACGGAAGGCTGCAGACATTTCAGGTCAGTGAGCAAGAGCAAGCTTGTCtactttgggggctggcttattcCTGACTGTTGGGGGACAAAATGAAGTCTGGGCTGCCCAGGAGTGGGGGCTGAAGTGGGCTCTCACCTTGGCAGGCCTTGTCTCCACGAGCAGGCTGGTGTCCAGGCTGGCAGCGGCAGCCGCCGACGGCTACCATCCACTTGCCCTCCCCGTTGCAGTGCAGCCTTGGGGGGCTGCCCCCGGCTTGGCCCCCCACTCCATCCTCCTCTGGCTCTGCATGAGCTACACAGGTGCCCGCAGCTGCCACCAAGGAAGCCCCCCCGGCCCCACTGGCCTGCGTCTCGGGAAAGGAGGCAAAGGCCCGAAGCACAGCCGGGCAGGTGTAGGAGAAGAGCTTGACGGCTACGAGGGCCAAGCAGGCCCCGGTGTCCTGGAAGGCCACGTAGAAGCCGCGCTGGGTGAGAGGGCCGAAGCTGCGCTCTTTGACATTCAGCTGCAGCCCAGTGCGCGGCCCCGCCCTGTGGGCTCCCACGGCCCACGCAGAAGAGGAGGACGCAGAGGCGGGGAAGCTCTCGTCGGCCGCGATGGTGTCCACCTTGGTCCAGCGCTTGAGGTGCCAGGCTGTGGTGCCCTCAGGGCTGTCAGGCTCCTCGGCCTGGCGGTAGTACAGGGTGAAGGTCTCCCGGCAGGTGCCCCCGCTCACTCCCAGGCTGGAGCACGCCCGTACTGAGAAGTGCAGCCGGATGTGTGCCCTCTGCGCCCCTCGGCGCTCCACAAAGTGTGTCTGCAGCCAGTTGTCCTGCCCGGTGCCCGGCGGGGCCCCCGCCACGTGGCACGCCTCAAAGGTGCGGGTCAGCCGGCGCTGGTCATCCAGAACGCTCACCTCGTCCCACTGCAGAGGGGCCAGGGACAGTGTCAGCGGGAGGGTGGGAGACTTAACAGTGAGGACAAAAAAGCAGGGAGAGGAGACCCTGAAATCCTGCTCCACTGGTGGGAGGGGGTCTCGTTCCAGCTGTCTTTCCCAGGGAGGTTCCTCCCGATTCCCACTCTCAGGGAAccaccaggggcaggggcagggacagtgGGCTGGGACCTGAAGCAGGACACTCACCCCACCTGGAGGGTAGGTGAGCCAGCCAATCTCAGACGTCTCTCCTGTCGTGTCCAGTAGCACCTCTGCCCAGAGATAAGAGGCACACATGGTGGCCGAGCCTCCAGCCAGCACTGTTAACCCCCACGCATCCCCCCGCTGGGAAGAAATGAACGCCCCTTTCTGGTCCATTTAGTTTGCCAGCAGGGGCACAGCTGTCTGTCAGAATCCTGGCTCGGAAAAATCTGACCCGGTGCTGGGGCCCCTCCCTACTTCTTTCCCTCTTTAGATGTGTTTCCTTTGTTCTGAAACTTTCCTGGGTCTCCACTGGCCACTGGGGCTGGGGGGGttctcctgtctcctgcccccCTCTCACCTTCCAGAGCCAGAACGGAGGGCGCCAGGACCAGGACCCACAGGCTGCACACCATGCCCACCACTCCACTGCTTGACCAGGAAGCCCCCTCAGTAGCCATGGGGCATCTTCAGGGCTCCCACCATGGCCCTGGCCACCACCCTGCGCCCAGGCCGGGCTGTGGCTTTAGCAGCCGAGCTTGTTTCCTAGGGAGACACACAGGCCCGCGAGAGGCAGGTGGGAGGAGGGCTGCATTTTCAGAAACAGCCCAGACCCATACAACTCCCAAGCTACCCCAGCTCCAACCAccaggcaggagcagcagggaacAGACAGTCTCCCTCAAGACTGCAAATTCCCGCATCCTGGAGAGTCACCTGCCAAGCCAGTCATTCCCACCTCCTGCAGGTGACGCAGGTGCATTCCTTTCTTACCCTTTTCTTCTAGAAAGAGCTCTCCCAGCGTttcctctgtctcctgccttcctccAACAGCCACCTGGTTAGGAAGTTAGGAGATTCTTCTCACTAAAGGCAGGTGGGTCAGAAGCGGATGATCACAAAATCTGCCTGAAGCCCTGCAACACTCTGGGCATTTCTggagcagggaagcaggagggacagagagagaggaccgtGGGGCACGAGCGGAGGGAGCGGAGGACAGACGGAAAAGGAATCCAGTTCCTGGAGATTCCGTCTGATAAATGAGGCAGCGTAG
Above is a window of Oryctolagus cuniculus chromosome 3, mOryCun1.1, whole genome shotgun sequence DNA encoding:
- the EPHB6 gene encoding ephrin type-B receptor 6 isoform X1; this translates as MATEGASWSSSGVVGMVCSLWVLVLAPSVLALEEVLLDTTGETSEIGWLTYPPGGWDEVSVLDDQRRLTRTFEACHVAGAPPGTGQDNWLQTHFVERRGAQRAHIRLHFSVRACSSLGVSGGTCRETFTLYYRQAEEPDSPEGTTAWHLKRWTKVDTIAADESFPASASSSSAWAVGAHRAGPRTGLQLNVKERSFGPLTQRGFYVAFQDTGACLALVAVKLFSYTCPAVLRAFASFPETQASGAGGASLVAAAGTCVAHAEPEEDGVGGQAGGSPPRLHCNGEGKWMVAVGGCRCQPGHQPARGDKACQACPGGFYKALAGNGPCSPCPARSHAPVPAAPICPCLEGFYRASSDPPEAPCTGPPSAPRELWFEVQGSATMLHWRLPQELGGRGDLLFNVVCKECGGHQEPGSGATCRRCRDEVHFDPRQRGLTESRVLVGGLRAHVPYILEVQAVNGVSELSPNPPQAAAINVSTSHEVPSAVPVVHQVSRAANSITVSWPQPDQTNGNILDYQLRYYDQAEDESHSFTLTSETNTATVTRLSPGHIYGFQVRARTAAGHGPYGGKVYFQTLPQGELSSQLPERLSLVIGSILGALAFLLLAAITVLAVVFQRKRRGTGYTEHLQQYNSPAGLGVKCYIDPSTYEDPYQVIRELAREVDPAYIKIEEVIGAGSFGEVRRGRLQPRGRREQPVAIQALWAGGAESLQMAFLGRAAVLGQFQHPNILRLEGVVTKSRPLMVLTELMELGPLDSFLRQREGQFSSLQLVAMQRGVAAAMQYLSSFAFVHRALSARSVLVNSHLVCKVARLGHSPQGPGCLLRWAAPEVLAHGKHTTSSDVWSFGIVMWEVMSYGERPYWDMSDQEVLNAIEQEFRLPPPPGCPPGLHLLMLDTWQKDRARRPHFDQLVAAFDKMIRKPDTLLAEGGPGDRPAQALLNPVALDFPCLDSPQAWLSAIGLECYQDNFSKFGLCTFSDVAQLSLEDLPALGVTLAGHQKKLIQHIQLLQQHLRQPGSVEV
- the EPHB6 gene encoding ephrin type-B receptor 6 isoform X2 — translated: MATEGASWSSSGVVGMVCSLWVLVLAPSVLALEEVLLDTTGETSEIGWLTYPPGGWDEVSVLDDQRRLTRTFEACHVAGAPPGTGQDNWLQTHFVERRGAQRAHIRLHFSVRACSSLGVSGGTCRETFTLYYRQAEEPDSPEGTTAWHLKRWTKVDTIAADESFPASASSSSAWAVGAHRAGPRTGLQLNVKERSFGPLTQRGFYVAFQDTGACLALVAVKLFSYTCPAVLRAFASFPETQASGAGGASLVAAAGTCVAHAEPEEDGVGGQAGGSPPRLHCNGEGKWMVAVGGCRCQPGHQPARGDKACQACPGGFYKALAGNGPCSPCPARSHAPVPAAPICPCLEGFYRASSDPPEAPCTGPPSAPRELWFEVQGSATMLHWRLPQELGGRGDLLFNVVCKECGGHQEPGSGATCRRCRDEVHFDPRQRGLTESRVLVGGLRAHVPYILEVQAVNGVSELSPNPPQAAAINVSTSHEVPSAVPVVHQVSRAANSITVSWPQPDQTNGNILDYQLRYYDQAEDESHSFTLTSETNTATVTRLSPGHIYGFQVRARTAAGHGPYGGKVYFQTLPQGELSSQLPERLSLVIGSILGALAFLLLAAITVLAVVFQRKRRGTGYTEHLQQYNSPGLGVKCYIDPSTYEDPYQVIRELAREVDPAYIKIEEVIGAGSFGEVRRGRLQPRGRREQPVAIQALWAGGAESLQMAFLGRAAVLGQFQHPNILRLEGVVTKSRPLMVLTELMELGPLDSFLRQREGQFSSLQLVAMQRGVAAAMQYLSSFAFVHRALSARSVLVNSHLVCKVARLGHSPQGPGCLLRWAAPEVLAHGKHTTSSDVWSFGIVMWEVMSYGERPYWDMSDQEVLNAIEQEFRLPPPPGCPPGLHLLMLDTWQKDRARRPHFDQLVAAFDKMIRKPDTLLAEGGPGDRPAQALLNPVALDFPCLDSPQAWLSAIGLECYQDNFSKFGLCTFSDVAQLSLEDLPALGVTLAGHQKKLIQHIQLLQQHLRQPGSVEV